The genomic region CCTGAATTTGACAAGGTAGATTCTATCTTGTGTCTTAAGGTATATATTGTTTTTCCTCATGTTTCAGCTTAAGTGGAAACATTGTCCAAATGACCTGTTTTTTTATTTCCAACTTGTAGAAGTTCAAGGTTACAACTTAGTCATGAAAAAGATACACAGTCTCTGTGCTTTCATTCTCTATTTTACATCACCATTGGGTGACTCAAAGAATTCCAGATGATAACATCCCTTGACCAGtgactcatttattcattaagcAGATATTTATTTAGTGCCAAGTATGCTCGCTCTATCCTTTTTTCTAGTAATAGGGATTCAGTGataaataagaacctactgttttgttttaagaaacaAAGTTTTTGCATGAGAGTTTTTATAAGTTTttatatgagattttttttttaaaaaagggtgaaCCCCTTAAAATTATTTGCAAGATTTCACATATCTTTAGTCTTCTGAAGAGAGTTTATAGTGTTTATCATATTCTTAAAGTTCATGATtcacaaagttttattaaagaatCACTGCTCTATAAGAATAATTTTAGCTTTTTTATATTAGTGCAAAGGTTTAAACTCCAAGTCTAATTTGTTACTTATTCTGCATGATGGGACTTGCAGAGCTGGATGTTGACTGACTTTAAATAAAGCTTTCTGTTATTTAATAGACGTTTGACTATCTACTGTGTGCTCAGCAGTGCGGATACTGAAGTAAATGCGATAGTTTGTACCTTCAAGGCACATGGACAAAGACCCCAAGCAGAAAACTATCAATCTTACTTAAAAACAATAGTTCTCAAATATTGGTGGTATAAGAATCACCTAGTCAGCTTGTAAAAAAAACACCCTTCTCAGTCTCCCATGACCATAAGACTGACTCAGTACGCCTGGAGTGAGTCTTGGACACCTGCCCAGAGTGCTGATGCAAGTGTTTGTAAAACACGTTTTGAGAAGTAGtaacagtaaacaaacaaaaaaagtaaaaattgaaagtgctgcactcagtatgccagcaaatttggaaaactcagcagtggccacaggactggaaaaggtcagttttcattccaatcccaaaaaacagcaatgccaaagaatgttcaaactaccacacaattgcactcacctcacatgctagctaagtaatgctcaaaattcttcaagccaggcttcaaaagtatgtgaactgtgaacttacatatgttcaagctggatttagaaaaggccaaggaaccagagatcaaattgccaacatctgccagatcaaaaaagcaagagagtgccagagaaacagctgctttattgactatgccaaagcctttgactgtgtggatcacagcaaactgtgtaaaattcttcaagagatgggaataccagaccacctgacctacttgagaaacctgtatgcaggtcaggaagcaacagttagaactgaacatggaacagactggttccaaataggaaaaggagtaccgtcaaggctgtatattgtcaccctgcttatttaacttatgtgcagagtacatcatgagaaacgctgggttggaggaagcacaagctggaatcaagattgccgggagaaatatcaataacttcaaatatgcagatgacaccacccttatgacagaaattgaagaagaactaaagagcctcttgatgaaagtgaaagaggagaggggaaaagttggcttaaaactcaacattcgtaAAACTGCATCATttcttcccatcacttcatggcaagtagatggggaaacagtggaaacagtgacagactttattttcttgggctccattaatcattgcagatggtgactgcagtcatgaaattaaaagacacttgctcgaagaaaaaaaaaaagacacttgctcctgggaagaaaagttacgaccaacctagacagcatgttaaaaagcagagacattactttgccaacaaaggtcctagtctagccaaagctatggtttttccagtagtcatgtatgtatgtgagagttggactataaaggaagctgagcgccaaagaattgatgcttttgaactctggtgttgaagactcttgagagtcccttggactgcaaggagatccagccagtccatcctagaggagatcagtcctgagtgttcattggaaggactgatgctgaagctgaaactccaatacttttgccacctgattcgaagagctgactcattggaaaagaccctgatgctgggaaagattgagggcaggaggggaagaggacgacagaggagatggctggatggcatcaccgactcaatggatatgagtttgagtaaactccgggagttggtgatggacagggaggcctcgcgtgctgcagtccatggggttgcaaagtcggacaggactgagcaagtgaacagtGAACAGTTTAGAAATACTATATGCCTGCTGCACTGTGTTCTACATTCAGTATAATTTGTGTTCCTCTCAACACTGCTCTTTCCCACTTCACAGATTAAGAAACTGACACAGAGAATGATTAAACTGatttgccaaaggtcacacagttagtgCCAGAACCAGGGTTCAAACGCAGATATCTGCAGGGGCAGGCGTGTTTCTCCCTGTGTACATGTAACCTCCCAGTCACGCAAAGGTAAGTGACGAGCTGACCTTGACTTTCAGTGGGCTCGCTCATCTCCAGAATCTCCTAGTAGATTTTTGGCTAGTCCACTGGTCTGCCGTACACCTCACTTGAGTCACGACCTCAGGCTAAGAGCTGTGAGCTTTCCCCATTTATGTCCTCCCAAGTTTCCAGTTTTTATGACAGCACACCAGGTGTGGACTTGACTGAGAGCAGTATTTGGGCTCCTGGCTTTCATTGTTGGCCCCACGTGGTAGCGCTGCCCCAGCCAAGCTGAGGTGTGTACAAGGGTTGGGAGATGAGAACCATTAGTTCCTGGCAAGATTGCCACAGATTCCAACCCAGAATTCAGCAGGATTTTTCAAAGTGATTATTAACTTGTTTGCGTCCGGTCAGTTTCCAGAGCCCTCGAGTGATAGTTTTTGACTGTTTTGTCCAGTTTACATTTGTTTTGTGGGGAGAGAATCTGATGGAATCTTTGGAATCACTGGAGTCCCTCCTGTCCGTTTTGTCAGGTCTGGGATTTGATTTTACCCCACATACAATGCCTGTTACTGTTTGATGGATTCTGGCAGAAGACGCAAaactcctgggtcagaaaaaatgttttgttgCTCATGATACAGGAAGCAGCACTATTTTCAGCATATTTGCAGTGATTCCTCTTGCTCAGAAGTCCCCTGGGGGTGGCATGAGGCCCAAGTCGATGCTACACATGTGGTGGGTCTGTGTCACATCTGAGGAACACTGAGCTTAAGGAATCCACCACTCTCAGAGTAAGCAGTAAGCTTGCTTGTTCTCTGTGGAGGGCGACTGTGCCTCATATCTCATGGCTGCCCACTGTGAATGCTGCCCTGAGAAATGGCTCAGGTAAATGTAGCCAGGATCTTGCATGTACTCATTAAGACAGAGAGGACTCTACCGGCAGCTTCCGACGGTGGTATGTCTCACAGAAAGTTCTCCGCTCCCAGGCACGGGTCCCTGGGCTTCCTGCCTCGGAAGCGCAGCAGCCGGCACCGCGGGAAGGTGAAGAGCTTCCCCAAGGATGACTCTTCCAAGCCCGTGCACCTTACTGCCTTCCTCGGCTACAAGGCTGGCATGACCCACATTGTGAGGGAGGTCGATAGGCCAGGGTCCAAGGTGAACAAGAAGGAAGTTGTGGAGGCTGTGACCATCGTGGAGACTCCGCCCATGGTGATTGTGGGCATCGTGGGCTACGTGGAAACACCCCGAGTCCTCCGGACCTTTAAGACCATCTTTGCTGAGCATATCAGTGACAAGTGCAAAAGGCGCTTCTACAAGAACTGGCATAAATCTAAGAAGAAGGCCTTCACCAAATACTGCAAGAAGTGGCAGGACGTAGATGGCAAGAAGCAACTGGAGAGGGACTTCAGCAGCATGAAAAAGTACTGTCAGGTCATCCGTGTCATTGCCCACACCCAGATGCGCCTGCTTCCTCTGCACCAGAAGAAGGCCCACCTCATGGAGATCCAGGTGAACGGAGGCACTGTGGCTGAAAAACTGGACTGGGCCCGCGAGAGGCTTGAGCAGCAGGTCCCTGTCAACCAAGTATTTGgccaggatgagatgattgatgtCATTGGGGTGACCAAGGGCAAAGGCTACAAAGGGGTCACCAGCCGTTGGCACACCAAGAAGCTACCCCGTAAGACCCACCAAGGGCTGCGCAAGGTTGCCTGTATTGGGGTGTGGCATCCCGCCCGGGTGGCCTTCTCTGTGGCTCGGGCTGGGCAAAAAGGCTACCATCACCGCACTGAGATCAACAAGAAGATCTACAAGATTGGTCAGGGCTACCTCATCAAGGACGGCAAACTGATCAAGAACAATGCCTCTACTGATTACGATCTGTCTGACAAGAGCATCAACCCTCTGGGCGGCTTTGTCCACTACGGTGAGGTGACCAATGACTTCGTCATGCTCAAAGGCCGTGTGGTGGGAACCAAGAAGCGAGTGCTCACTCTGCGCAAGTCCTTGCTGGTGCAGACCAAACGCCGGGCCCTGGAGAAGATCGACCTCAAATTTATTGACACCACCTCCAAATTTGGTCACGGTCGCTTCCAGACTGTGGAGGAGAAGAAAGCCTTTATGGGACCACTTAAGAAGGACCGAATTGCCAAGGAAGAAGGGGCCTAATAGAACAGATTGTACAGCTGGTAGAatctcaataaaattattttccagtggaaaaaaaaaaaaaaagagaggaacatAAGAGACGAATGGACAACTCTCCTAGTTTATTTCACCTAGTTGATAGGAACAAAGTTGTTAAtatctttcacattttaaatgtcttaggACCCCTGgtgatatttcctttttatttttaatactgttatttgtatcttttgtttctttctttcctacttaGTTTTACCAgtggtttattaattttattaatctttctcAAAGAACCACATTTTGCTCTTGTTGGTCCTctgttattttttcctgtttctttaatttctggccttatttttgttttttctgtctttttatttggatttcattccctgggttttttttcttccctgattttttttttttaaccacacttTTATTGATTTACTTTTCAGTAAGTTTAAATCCTTGAAGAGTACAGCACACACAGATTCTGTGTCCAATGGCCTTTCTAAGAAGGTTGCTTCGGATTTTGGCACAAgccatgtcactgtttccatgagcGTGAGCTATCTTTTCCCAGATTACTCTGGTTTTATTAGGTTTTTCCTCCAGGCATCACTGTGTGCGTCCTTTGCTTTGTACACATAAGCACATCTCTTGCCTAGATAGAATTCAGTTCATTTCGAGCATATACACCTTCAGTTTTCAAGAGAGTTGTGTGTTCCCTCTGGCTCCATAGACCCTGCTTATAGCCAGCAAAGATGGccttggaccacagcctgccagacaTATTTGTCGTTTTAAAAGTCCTGTTCCCAACAGGGCCCAAGACGGTGGAAAGAGAACGGTTTGCTCCCTGACTGCCTGACGTGGTTGTTCAAGTAAGTGACTCCCTGCTTTGTTTTCTGACATTCGTGTTTAGGAACAGAAATTCCTATTTTAGCTGTATCCCGCAAGTTTTGATATTTAGTATTTTTAGTaatattcaaatgaaaatatttgatgaTTCACATTGTGATGTTTTGATCCATGGTATATTTTGAAGTCTGCCTTTTAATTTCCAAACATACAggagcttttcttgtttttctttttgcttttgttttccagatTAGTGGTTAGTGtagatattcattttatttcagtcttttgttttgattttgctttgtgTAGACTTTCTCAGTGGCCAAAAATATGATgtgatttttgttattgttctgtATGTATCTGAAAAGAATATTCTGAAATTGCATTAAGTGCCACAATCTATATATGTCAATGAGGTCAAGTTCATTAATTGTGTACAGATCATTTATGCCCTTACTGACTGAGGTGAGTCTGCTGGACATATGTAAGATATCCAGGGAAATGGTAGAATAAGCGAAAGAGGACAGTAGATCAACACCCTGAAAACACCAGCAAGGAATGCCAAGGGTTTCAGGGATGTGAAGCCACAGGAAAAACATCCTATGTGTCAGAGAAGCCATCTCCTTACTGACTTAATTAGCACTCCTCCCCACTTTACTCTGCtttcttccattcattcattcattcttttcagtGAGTAGATCTGAAATTGTAAACAGCGCCCCTTGTCTGTGTCCTGCTCTAGACTGCAAAAGCTCCATGAGGACTGGCACAGTGTCTGTCTTGGTCACATTGTATCCCTAGTGCCTACCACATGGAGGACACTAAATATTCATACTTGTGGCATAAGTGATAGGtgcattttcttaaaatgtgtaCTGGATAATCTGAGAAGAAAACTTGTAACCAATTTGAAATTTTAGTACAGCATGTGAATATGAAGAACAATGCAAAATTTGGAGCAACTTAAAACCTAAAGTGAGACAATTCAAGTCAATTTGTCCTTGACATGAGTCACTTTAGGTTCATTTATGCGTGTAATGTGGGTGATGAATGGGGAAGTAAATGTTTATCACCTTTGTCATTAATGGTATTTcaatgaaaaggtttggaaagcAGTGATTTGAAGGGCTGCCAGAGGAAGAGGAacaggcagaaaaaaataaagaattttaacaaGTTGGATGAGCATGAACGCTCCCTGGGTTGTTAATATCAACGAAATTGAGTATCTGGAGGAGAGAGTGGTCAAGCTTGTCAGTTGCCAAAGGGAGACTGCCAGAGATAATGAAGGCAACAAAACTACCAGGGTTAGGAACAGGGAGGCCACTATTTACCTGAAAGATTGAAACAGAGGGTGGAGGAAAAACCAGCTGTCAGTGGATAATGAATTGTGTTGACATAGGCTTAATACGGCATTTCACCAAGTAAATAGTCTGCCAGTGACACCTTCGATGGCCCATCCTGATGATAGgtagtggggagagggagagaaaataacCTAGCTCTACCTCTATGTAGTAAGCCTCTGAGATCGaggtgctcctctgtccataggattctccaggcaagaatactggggtgggttcccttctccaggggacctttctaaCCcgtggatggaacctgggtctcctgaattgcaggtggattctttaccagctgagccaccagggaagctcgggAGATCCAGGTACGGGCCTTCAATTCCAGTTTACTATTCATTGTCTTCTCGGAGGTTTCCTAATGGAGTGCTCCTCTTTCAGCAGTGAGTAGGGATTGCCTGAAAAGGGCCCGCATACGCAGGGTAGGAGAGGTGGGGTGGTGGTGTATGTGATTTACTGAATTGGGGTCTTTGAGTATGATTAGGATTGGAAGCCTGAGAGATGGTAGGATTACGTATTTGGCTTTTCATCGTCTTAGATTACTTGGTTGCTTTTTTGTTCTTCCTAAACATTCAGTGGCGTTTCAGCCCGTTTCGGCTGCGATACAGAATCTGAGAAAGGGATCTTTCTCAAGGTGGCTTTTGGCCGGGCATGTGTGCGTTTGGGGGGCGGGGACTGGTTACTGATGCGCCACCGTCTAACCAGGGATGTGGTTGATTCCAGCAGTAGTCAGCCGGAGAACCCCAAAGAGAGGAAAAGTCAGGGGCCAACCTGGAGAAACTGGAGAGTCGCTGTACCTCGAGGCGGGTCTTAGTTTGGATGAGACTGGCTGTCTCCTTCCTTTAGAGTCTAGAGGCTTCTGTCGGGAGCCCCGGGGCTTGCTGCAGGCTCAGTGTTTGGGCGCGCTGGGTAGGCGCAGAGGCGCGCCTGCAGCTCCCACCCCAGCACCCAGGTCTGCAGGGAAGAGACAGTGGAGTCCTTTTTCCCTCCTAGCCTCCGAGGAGGGTCTCGCGGGCCTTCAAACAACAGTAACAACGAGGCAGCAGCGCAGGTGAACTCCCCCGGCCTCCACTCGGGCTGGGTGGACCCGCAAGCGGCTAAGCGGCGGCGCGCCTCCGAGGGCGGACGCGGCGGCCCCCGGACTTCCGCGCGCCGCGCTCGTGCGGGGCCGGGCCGCGGGCGGGGGCGGGTCCGCGCCGCCCGCCGGCCGTCTCCCCCCGCGCCCACCGGAAGTCGCGTACCGCTCGGCGGGCGAGGAAGACGTCGCCTCGGGGCTGCGGAGCAGCGCGCCTCCCCGGCAAGTAGCCGGCGTCCGCGCGGGTgggccgggggccgggggccgggggccgggcGGGCTGCCACCTCGGGGGCCCGGGGGTGGGGGAACCGGCCGTCCTCTCGGCTGAGTCGGCTTCCTCTGAGGGGAGGATCCCTCTCGCAACTCAGCCTTTCTTGAAGCTTCATTTTGActataaaacctttttttttttaaaaagaaatttcagaacCCTAAGCAAAGAGCCCAGCGTTTCAGAAGGCTTAAAAGTTCTCCTGGTTAGAGCCTCCGCCAGGCACTCTTGAGTCTGTGCTGaaagttttggttttggtttgcttATTTGGGACCTTGTCCAAAAGCCAATTTGGATGAAAAGAATCAGGGCTGGCAGCAGTGAGCTCGTTTTCAGTATTATGTTTGTTAGGACCTATCCAGTTTTTCATGGCAGTAAgctttaaaaatcctttaaaatatgGCACATTTTAACATCGTAAGTAATGCGTTGGTTACAGATGGAGTTAAGCAACTCACTGAAATCAAAAAGCAGATGAGCAGATGCAGAATAATGACTTACCTCCTCTTGAAGCGAAGTGAATATTCCTCAGTTGTCCAGCTGTGTGTTGGATCTTTTGCACCTCATCTGTAGAGTCATTTGCTCcctgtgatatttttaaatttattcatttaacaaatacatcCTGATAAATCAGTTATCTGTGCGAGTTTTCACTTCCTATGAATCAGTTATTTGCTCCCTCCTCCTCCATACTTTTTCCTTCATTTGGCTGTCGGGTCACCACCACTTTCTGAATGTCCTTCCGCCTCCCTGGTCACTCTTCATGTCTCCAGGCTTCTCTTCTCAGCCACCAAATGTTAGACTGCTACCGTATTTGGTTCTTGGCCAGATTCCCTTTTGAACCATAGTTTCTCCCAAGGCAGTTTCTACCCCAAGCCATGTTTCATGACTATAAATACCATGTATAAGCTGATGACTTCCAGATTTTTCTTTCTAGCTTCACTTCCCTCCTGAGCTCTAGATTAACATCTAGTATCTAGCTTAACATCTCCACTTGGAAGTCTGATGGGCATTTAAATTTAGTATGTCAAAAAGAATTACTGACAGGCACCCACCCAGTCCTCTCTTCTGTTCTCCTCTCATTTACCTTCCAGATCACAGAAAATGTTACTGCCATCCAGTGAGGCTGAAAGTTTAGGGATTGTCATTCGACTCCTCTTTTCAGCTCAGACCCCACATCCAAGCATCCAGCAAACTGTTGACTCTGCCTTGAAAAGATAGCTCAAATCCGATCATACGTTATGCCCTCTCTAAACAAACCGCAATCCTCTTTTACCCGGAAGACTGTGAAGACTGATCACATCTTCCCGGCTCTACCCTCGCTCTTGTCTTCAGTGTTTCTCCAAACAGCAGCTATTTTTAGAAATATCTAATCAGAGCTTTCCCCTCTCTTCGGAACCTTCTGGTGGCTTCTCATCAGaatcataaaaacaaaattcGGACCGTGGCTGCAGACCCTGTGTCATCACACCCCTGACTGCTTTCCTGGTCTCTTCTCTGGCTTCCCCATCCTGCTCACTCGGCTGGAGTGGCTCTGATTTGCTGCCATTCTCTTGCCTGCAGGGGTCTGGTCTCTGCTAGACTGTCGTAGGCTGTACACCTTCACTTTGCCCATTCCCCACTTCCGGCTGTCTCAAGGATTACTGCCTTAGTCCTAGTAACATCTTCTCGACCCTGACTGTCTGGGTCAGTGGCTGTTAGATACCCAACAGTACTCTCTAATATCCCATGAAGCTGATGGCACTTCTAAATCATTATTGGTTGCTAAAGCTCTCTAGTGTTAAAAGAGCACAAGGATCTTTCTCTCATCTCATTCTGATAAAATGTACAGTTTGCTCTTACAGTCTGCATTTTTGTAAAATGTTGTTCCTGGTTTTGAGAAGATTTGCCCTTTAAGGCCAGTTCTCATTTTGAAGtatagaaaatgaaaggaaaatcctCCATTTAC from Dama dama isolate Ldn47 chromosome 12, ASM3311817v1, whole genome shotgun sequence harbors:
- the LOC133066778 gene encoding large ribosomal subunit protein uL3-like; protein product: MSHRKFSAPRHGSLGFLPRKRSSRHRGKVKSFPKDDSSKPVHLTAFLGYKAGMTHIVREVDRPGSKVNKKEVVEAVTIVETPPMVIVGIVGYVETPRVLRTFKTIFAEHISDKCKRRFYKNWHKSKKKAFTKYCKKWQDVDGKKQLERDFSSMKKYCQVIRVIAHTQMRLLPLHQKKAHLMEIQVNGGTVAEKLDWARERLEQQVPVNQVFGQDEMIDVIGVTKGKGYKGVTSRWHTKKLPRKTHQGLRKVACIGVWHPARVAFSVARAGQKGYHHRTEINKKIYKIGQGYLIKDGKLIKNNASTDYDLSDKSINPLGGFVHYGEVTNDFVMLKGRVVGTKKRVLTLRKSLLVQTKRRALEKIDLKFIDTTSKFGHGRFQTVEEKKAFMGPLKKDRIAKEEGA